A genomic region of Desulfotignum phosphitoxidans DSM 13687 contains the following coding sequences:
- a CDS encoding transposase codes for MARRVRIHYPGACFHVMLRGNAKQEIFQGPGDIRRFEEILGEGVARYGVSVYAYCWMPNHVHMAVQVSDIPLSKMMQSLSQRYTGWVNHKYERVGHLFQGRYKAVLVAKLAYQMELIRYIHLNPVRAGLVKTPEAYGNSSHREYLAPEQGRTVSWLDIDAGMALFGGDPAAAGLRYRHFMGEPVDEDRLMQLRTGVDTDNEPKIRTREDTIDIDLETLIRRVADEMDVTEEMISGPGRSRKASHTRAMIAILAMDHTAHTLYKVAARLNRDVSTLSKQVAHLRDRRQKFDRLDSQIKQLVKIIK; via the coding sequence ATGGCCAGACGGGTAAGAATCCATTATCCCGGGGCGTGTTTTCATGTGATGCTCCGGGGGAACGCAAAGCAGGAGATTTTTCAAGGTCCCGGGGATATACGGCGGTTCGAGGAGATCCTTGGCGAGGGCGTGGCCCGTTATGGCGTATCGGTCTATGCCTACTGCTGGATGCCCAATCATGTGCATATGGCCGTGCAGGTGTCTGACATTCCGTTGTCAAAGATGATGCAGAGTCTCTCCCAGCGCTATACCGGCTGGGTCAATCACAAATACGAACGGGTGGGACATCTGTTCCAGGGGCGGTACAAGGCGGTCCTGGTGGCAAAGCTGGCATACCAGATGGAGCTGATCCGCTATATTCATCTCAACCCGGTGCGGGCCGGGCTGGTCAAGACACCAGAAGCGTATGGCAACAGCAGCCACCGGGAATATCTGGCGCCTGAGCAGGGCCGGACAGTATCCTGGCTGGACATTGATGCGGGCATGGCGCTGTTTGGGGGAGACCCGGCCGCAGCCGGACTCCGGTACCGGCATTTCATGGGAGAGCCTGTGGATGAGGATCGGCTGATGCAGCTGCGAACGGGGGTAGACACGGACAATGAGCCCAAGATCCGCACCCGGGAGGACACGATTGACATCGATCTGGAGACCCTGATCCGGCGGGTGGCCGATGAGATGGATGTGACTGAAGAGATGATTTCCGGTCCGGGCAGAAGCCGGAAAGCCTCCCATACCCGGGCCATGATCGCGATTCTGGCCATGGATCATACCGCCCACACCCTCTATAAAGTGGCGGCCCGCCTGAACCGGGATGTCTCCACGCTGAGCAAACAGGTGGCGCATCTCCGGGACCGAAGGCAAAAATTCGACAGACTGGATTCACAAATCAAACAATTGGTAAAAATAATCAAGTAG
- a CDS encoding Gfo/Idh/MocA family protein codes for MTDQTQKNFALIGAAGYVAPRHMRAIADTGNRLAAALDPNDSVGVIDSYFPEAAFFTEFERFDRHAEKLRRKGGEAAIDYVSICSPNYLHDAHMRFALRIGADAICEKPLVLNPWNLDALAELQAENGARVWNILQLRLHPSIIALKEKVAAELAENPDKMYDIDLTYLTSRGRWYFVSWKGDQEKSGGIATNIGIHFFDMLMWIFGPVKTNIVHKSEPDTAAGYFDLAHARVRWFLSVNADYLPKEATSKGMRTFRSIQVDGEEIEFSSGFTDLHTLSYQEVLAGRGFLLEEARPSLETVYTIRNAEVAGKTGEHHPFL; via the coding sequence ATGACAGATCAGACACAGAAGAATTTTGCGCTCATCGGCGCGGCCGGGTATGTGGCACCCCGGCATATGCGGGCCATTGCCGACACTGGCAACCGCCTGGCGGCGGCGTTGGACCCCAATGATTCAGTGGGGGTGATTGACAGCTATTTTCCGGAGGCCGCGTTTTTCACGGAGTTTGAGCGGTTTGACCGGCATGCGGAAAAGCTGCGGCGAAAAGGAGGGGAGGCGGCCATCGATTATGTGAGCATCTGTTCGCCCAACTATCTGCACGATGCGCACATGCGGTTTGCGCTGCGCATCGGGGCGGATGCTATCTGCGAAAAACCACTGGTGCTAAACCCCTGGAACCTGGATGCCCTGGCCGAGCTCCAGGCGGAAAATGGGGCACGGGTGTGGAACATCCTGCAACTGCGGCTGCACCCGAGCATCATTGCGCTCAAGGAAAAGGTGGCGGCGGAGCTGGCGGAAAATCCGGACAAGATGTATGATATTGATTTGACCTATTTGACCTCCCGGGGCCGGTGGTATTTTGTGTCCTGGAAAGGGGATCAGGAAAAGTCCGGCGGGATCGCCACCAACATCGGAATCCATTTTTTCGATATGCTCATGTGGATCTTCGGGCCGGTGAAAACCAACATCGTGCACAAGTCTGAACCGGACACGGCGGCCGGGTATTTTGACCTGGCCCATGCCAGGGTGCGGTGGTTTTTGAGCGTGAACGCGGATTATCTGCCCAAAGAGGCTACGAGCAAGGGCATGCGCACCTTTCGGTCCATCCAGGTGGATGGCGAAGAGATCGAGTTCTCCAGCGGGTTCACGGATCTGCACACCTTGAGCTACCAGGAAGTCCTGGCCGGGAGGGGATTTCTTCTGGAAGAGGCGAGGCCGAGTCTGGAGACTGTGTACACCATCCGGAATGCGGAAGTGGCGGGGAAAACCGGTGAACACCACCCGTTCCTTTAA
- a CDS encoding acyltransferase, which produces MTFIHDTAIVDEGAVIGDGSRVWHWVHICGGAVIGENCSFGQNVFVGNKVVIGRNVKIQNNVSVYDNVVLEDDVFCGPSMVFTNVYNPRSAVSRKDEYRSTRVGKGATLGANCTIVCGNDIGEYAFVAAGAVVNRPVKPYALMAGVPARQVGWMSRFGEQLDLPLTGDGEAVCPHTGDRYQLKGSEITFVPKK; this is translated from the coding sequence ATGACATTTATACATGATACCGCGATTGTGGACGAAGGTGCGGTGATCGGCGACGGATCCCGGGTGTGGCACTGGGTGCACATCTGCGGCGGGGCCGTGATCGGGGAAAATTGTTCGTTTGGCCAGAACGTGTTTGTGGGCAACAAGGTGGTCATCGGCCGCAATGTCAAGATCCAGAACAATGTGTCTGTGTATGACAATGTGGTGCTGGAGGATGATGTGTTCTGCGGGCCGTCCATGGTGTTCACCAATGTGTACAACCCCCGGTCGGCCGTGTCCAGAAAAGATGAATACCGCAGTACGCGGGTAGGGAAGGGCGCGACCCTGGGGGCCAACTGCACCATTGTGTGCGGCAATGACATCGGCGAGTATGCGTTTGTGGCGGCCGGGGCCGTGGTGAACCGGCCCGTGAAGCCTTATGCGTTGATGGCGGGGGTGCCGGCCCGGCAGGTGGGATGGATGAGCCGGTTCGGCGAGCAGCTGGACCTGCCGTTGACCGGCGATGGTGAGGCTGTCTGTCCCCACACGGGTGACCGGTATCAACTTAAGGGATCTGAAATTACTTTTGTTCCAAAAAAATAG
- the tnpA gene encoding IS200/IS605 family transposase, translated as MNNDSSLSHSRWECKYHVVWIPKYRRKTLYGELRRYLGQIFKDLARNRESEIIEGHMMPDHVHMLISIPPKYSVAQVIGFIKGKSAINIARNYLGHRRNFTGQQFWARGYHVSTVGRDEDTVREYIRSQEKEDRRLEQLSLFK; from the coding sequence ATGAACAACGATTCGAGTTTATCCCATAGCAGGTGGGAATGCAAATACCATGTGGTATGGATTCCAAAATACCGCAGAAAGACATTGTATGGTGAACTTAGAAGGTACCTTGGACAAATTTTCAAGGATTTGGCCCGGAACAGGGAAAGTGAGATTATTGAAGGGCATATGATGCCGGATCATGTGCATATGCTGATATCGATACCTCCAAAATATTCGGTGGCACAGGTTATCGGATTTATCAAAGGTAAAAGTGCAATCAATATAGCACGAAATTACCTGGGGCATCGAAGGAATTTTACTGGTCAGCAGTTTTGGGCCAGAGGCTATCACGTTTCGACAGTTGGTCGAGACGAGGACACTGTTCGAGAATACATCCGCTCTCAGGAGAAAGAGGATAGACGCTTAGAGCAGCTGAGCTTGTTTAAATAA